TTACAAAAAAATTAAAATTAAATATTGTTTAAATAATTCAAAAAACAAGAGTAATAGTTGGATCTGTTACTGAAATAAAAGAATCAAAACCAAGTAAAGGGCTAGATTTAGATAAAAATTATATCTCTTAAAAAGAATTTAAAATTTACGCGTCCTTTTTCTCGCCTAAAATTTCAAGTATTTTTTCTTTTTTTACTGCAGAAGTAGGTCTGCATTTATCAAGTTTAACTTCACCTTTTACCAATGCTTCAGCAAAAGCTGCACATCCTGTAAAACCGCAAGCTCCGCAATTAACCCCTGCGAGATTTGCTTCAACAGCTGCTAATCTTTCGTCTTTTTTTACTTCAAATTTTTCACCGACAAATGCCAGAATAAAACCAAGTACTGCTGCTATTGCCAATACAATAAGTACCGGTAATATAAAAGTCATAAAGAAATCCATAATATATAATCCTCTTATTCTAATAATCGTTTTTAGTTTAAATACCCAAAAGCTTTTAATTAGCTTTTGGGTATCAATAATTTTTACTTAAAGAAGTCTAATCCTCCAAGACCTGAAAAGGCAAGAGCCATAATGCATGCAATAATAAGTGCAATCGGAAAGCCCTTGAAAGGCTTAGGAACATCGGCCTTTTCCAAACGTTCTCTTATACCAGACATCAAAAGCAATGCCATTAAAAAGCCTAATCCAATGCCAAATGAGTAAATTACCATTTTTACAAAGCTCATATCTAATACCAAATTTGCAGTACCTAAAACTGCACAGTTAGTAGTAACGAGCGGCAAATATATGCCTAAGGCTTTATAAAGAACTGGTATAAATCTTTTTAAAAGTATTTCAATTAATTGAACAAATGCTGCTATTATCAAAATAAATAACAATATCTTCAAATATTCAAGTTCAAAGGGCACCAAGAGATAGTTATAAATTAAATAAGAAAAAATTGATGATATTGTTATAACCAAGGTTACGGTCAAACCCATACCTAATGCAGTATTAGTTTTTTTGCTTACACCTAAGAAAGGACACATGCCATATGTATAATGAAAAACAATGTTCTCAGTAAATACGGCTGTTATAAATGTTGAAATAATCATTGAAAGAGTAGACATTATGCTTTACCTCCAGCCGCTTGAATATTTTTCTTAAGTAATGCCTGTTTGATTTTATTTTTTCTATCTATCTTTGCTTTTATAAAGTTAAAGATTGCCATAAGTATAGCCAATATTAAAAATGCACCCATAGGTTGGCTAAATATTGCAATTCCCGAGAAGTGAGGGAACAATTCTACTCCCCATATTTGACCTGCACTCAAGACTTCTCTTATAATACCCAAGAAGCACAGACCGATAAAATATCCTAAGCCTATGCTCAAACCATCAAGCATTGAAGGAAGAGGTTTGTTGCTTGCGGCAAATGCTTCTGCTCTTGCTAAGATAATGCAGTTAACAACAATAAGCTCAACAAATCTTCCGATTTCGCTGTAAATATTGGGTATGTACTTTTTTAATGCCAAATCAACAACGGTAACCAAAGTTGCAATGATGATTATATAACAAGGTATTCTAACCTTGTCAGGAATTATTTTACCTACCAATGAGATAACCAAGTTACTTATTATTAAAACGATACAAGTTGCAATACCCAGCCAAAAAGCATTAGCCAAAGTATTGGTCATACCCAAAACAGGGCACATACCTAAAACCATTACAAAAATGGCATTGTTCCTTAATAGACCGTCTAAAAATATATCTTTAGATTTCATTTTTATTCTCCCAAATTTGACAGATAATCGTTTATATCTTCTATGCTGTTATAGAAAGTACAAATCTTAGCAACCGTTGCTTTTATTGCATTTGAAGTATAAGTTGCACCGCTTACAACATCAAGATCAATTTCATCAGGATTTTCATATCCAATAAAGAAGGTTGCATGCTTTCCTTTTATTGTTTCTAAGTACTCTGTCAATTTAAATCCAATTGTATTGGTAACCTTACCATCTATTGCTGATATATTGCCTTGTTCATCAAATGCTATATAAATGGTAGATTCACCATAATCATATTTATCATTTTCATAAGCAAATACATAATTATTTAAATTATTTTTATATATTTTTACGCTTGAAACTTCATCTTTTTTAACTAAAGAAACTTCAGTAGTTCCTTCAAACATGCGCTTAATTATCTGCTCTGACAACGAAATAGGCGTAAACTCAACAGAATCAGTTGCTGAAACTTTTTTGTAAGTTGCCTTAACATGGAGTTTATATGTTGCC
The genomic region above belongs to Clostridia bacterium and contains:
- the rsxE gene encoding electron transport complex subunit RsxE, translated to MKSKDIFLDGLLRNNAIFVMVLGMCPVLGMTNTLANAFWLGIATCIVLIISNLVISLVGKIIPDKVRIPCYIIIIATLVTVVDLALKKYIPNIYSEIGRFVELIVVNCIILARAEAFAASNKPLPSMLDGLSIGLGYFIGLCFLGIIREVLSAGQIWGVELFPHFSGIAIFSQPMGAFLILAILMAIFNFIKAKIDRKNKIKQALLKKNIQAAGGKA
- a CDS encoding Rnf-Nqr domain containing protein, which codes for MSTLSMIISTFITAVFTENIVFHYTYGMCPFLGVSKKTNTALGMGLTVTLVITISSIFSYLIYNYLLVPFELEYLKILLFILIIAAFVQLIEILLKRFIPVLYKALGIYLPLVTTNCAVLGTANLVLDMSFVKMVIYSFGIGLGFLMALLLMSGIRERLEKADVPKPFKGFPIALIIACIMALAFSGLGGLDFFK
- a CDS encoding (Fe-S)-binding protein, whose translation is MTFILPVLIVLAIAAVLGFILAFVGEKFEVKKDERLAAVEANLAGVNCGACGFTGCAAFAEALVKGEVKLDKCRPTSAVKKEKILEILGEKKDA